The Sphingomonas sinipercae genome contains a region encoding:
- a CDS encoding acyl-CoA dehydrogenase family protein — protein sequence MADSTFLSWPFFEAKHRELADRLHGVAAELPAHGKNIDDDCRSLVQALGGAGLLKLCVADGDRRPDVRSLALARETLAYHSGLADFAFAMQGLGSGAISLFGTIEQKREWLPAVASGQAIAAFAMTEPECGSDAANIATSAMREGNEWVLVGEKTYISNGGIADFYLTFARTGEGEGSRGLTAFIVPADAVTIEERIDVIAPHPLARIKFDKARIPADSVVGEPGDGFRVGMETLNLFRVTVAAAALGFARRALDEALGFASSRRLGSKTLADNAVTQAKMADMATAIDASALLVYRAAWQQDVGGTDNRRAAAMAKLHATEAAQQVIDAAVQMHGGAGVTRGVKVEELYRDVRALRIYEGASEVQRQIIARDLLKEFRA from the coding sequence ATGGCGGATTCGACATTCCTCTCCTGGCCGTTTTTCGAGGCGAAGCATCGGGAGCTTGCCGATCGACTGCACGGCGTTGCCGCCGAACTGCCTGCCCACGGCAAGAACATCGACGACGACTGCCGGAGTCTGGTGCAGGCGCTCGGCGGGGCTGGGTTGCTCAAGCTGTGCGTTGCCGACGGCGACCGGCGCCCCGACGTGCGCAGCCTCGCGCTTGCGCGGGAGACGCTTGCCTATCACTCCGGCCTCGCCGACTTCGCCTTTGCAATGCAGGGGCTCGGCTCGGGCGCGATTTCCCTGTTCGGCACGATCGAGCAGAAGCGCGAGTGGCTGCCTGCGGTCGCCTCGGGCCAGGCGATTGCGGCCTTCGCAATGACCGAGCCCGAATGCGGATCGGATGCGGCCAATATCGCGACGTCGGCGATGCGCGAGGGCAATGAGTGGGTGCTGGTCGGGGAAAAGACCTACATTTCCAACGGCGGGATCGCCGATTTCTACCTGACGTTCGCGCGCACCGGCGAAGGCGAAGGGTCGCGCGGACTGACCGCCTTCATTGTCCCGGCGGATGCCGTCACCATCGAGGAGCGGATCGACGTCATCGCGCCGCACCCGCTGGCCCGAATCAAGTTCGACAAGGCCCGCATTCCCGCCGACTCCGTCGTCGGTGAGCCGGGCGACGGTTTCCGCGTCGGCATGGAGACACTGAACCTGTTCCGGGTCACCGTCGCCGCCGCGGCGCTTGGCTTTGCGCGCCGTGCCCTGGACGAAGCGCTGGGGTTCGCCAGCAGCCGCCGCCTGGGTAGCAAGACCCTTGCGGACAATGCGGTGACGCAGGCGAAAATGGCCGACATGGCGACGGCAATCGATGCCTCGGCGCTGCTGGTCTATCGCGCCGCCTGGCAACAGGACGTCGGTGGGACCGACAACCGGCGCGCGGCGGCAATGGCCAAGCTGCACGCGACCGAGGCCGCGCAGCAGGTGATCGATGCAGCGGTGCAGATGCACGGCGGCGCTGGCGTCACGCGCGGCGTCAAGGTCGAGGAACTCTACCGCGACGTTCGCGCGCTGCGCATCTACGAAGGGGCGAGCGAAGTGCAGCGGCAGATCATCGCCCGCGACCTGCTGAAGGAATTTCGCGCATGA
- a CDS encoding RidA family protein translates to MNVLQPPGWPRPKGYSNGISARGRLIFTAGVVGWDEQQDFRSPNIADQFEQTLRNIVAILAEDRAGPEHVVRMTCYVIDMQAYRDHLGAIGEAWQRVMGRNFPAMALVEVQSLVEPAAEIEIEAIAVVPD, encoded by the coding sequence ATGAACGTGCTGCAACCGCCCGGATGGCCGCGGCCAAAGGGTTATTCCAATGGCATCAGCGCGCGCGGGCGCCTCATCTTCACCGCCGGCGTGGTCGGTTGGGATGAGCAGCAGGACTTCCGCTCGCCCAACATCGCCGACCAGTTCGAACAAACCTTGCGCAACATTGTCGCGATTCTCGCCGAAGATAGGGCCGGACCCGAGCATGTCGTACGGATGACCTGCTACGTCATCGACATGCAGGCGTATCGCGACCATCTCGGCGCCATCGGAGAGGCGTGGCAGCGAGTCATGGGCCGTAACTTCCCGGCCATGGCCCTGGTGGAAGTGCAAAGTCTCGTCGAACCGGCGGCCGAGATCGAGATCGAAGCCATCGCCGTGGTGCCCGATTGA
- a CDS encoding AMP-binding protein translates to MSYDSFVRDRLPPAELLPEFRFDLPELQYPERVNAAAELLKGGAADALAVVNAHGRWTYADLDSFSGRIARLLVEEEGLIPGNRVLLRGPNCYTMVAAWLGVLKAGGVVVATMPLLRPGEIATVIERAEISHAIVDSRFIGDFREAVEQTHFVKHLIKYDGDHGHGELETRTASLQTLPPFDTGRDDPALIAFTSGTTGVPKGCVQFHRDILAPCDTFARHLLGPKPGDIFMTSAPMAFTFGLGIAPLFPLRFGAASATLEQANPQALIEAIAKFGVTHLGTAPTAYKAMLSQPGLDGALKSLRTCISAGEHLPEATWHAWKVRTGIGIIDGIGSTEMMHIFVSAAGEEIRPGSTGKAVPGYEAAVLDDRGEPMDEGVGRLAIKGPTGCRYLDDERQRNYVENGWNVTGDTYRKDTDGYFWYLARSDDMIVSSGYNIGAPEVENALLAHPAVAECAVIGVLCAERGQKVKAFVVLADFAEPSDELVKGLQDFTKERIAPYKYPREVEFVDALPKTATGKLKRSELRS, encoded by the coding sequence TTGAGTTACGACAGCTTCGTCCGCGACCGCTTGCCACCGGCGGAGTTGTTGCCCGAATTCCGCTTCGACCTGCCGGAGCTGCAATATCCGGAGCGGGTCAACGCGGCCGCCGAGCTGCTGAAAGGCGGGGCGGCGGACGCGCTGGCGGTGGTCAACGCGCACGGCCGCTGGACCTACGCCGACCTCGACAGCTTCAGCGGACGCATCGCCCGCCTGCTTGTCGAGGAGGAGGGCCTCATCCCCGGCAACCGGGTCCTGCTGCGAGGTCCCAATTGCTACACGATGGTCGCTGCCTGGCTGGGCGTGCTGAAGGCCGGCGGGGTGGTCGTCGCGACCATGCCCCTGCTCCGCCCCGGCGAAATCGCCACGGTCATCGAGCGCGCGGAAATCAGTCACGCGATCGTCGACAGCCGCTTCATCGGCGATTTTCGCGAAGCGGTCGAGCAGACGCACTTCGTAAAGCACCTCATCAAATATGACGGCGACCATGGCCACGGCGAGCTGGAAACGCGCACCGCCTCGCTGCAGACGCTGCCGCCTTTCGACACCGGCCGCGACGATCCGGCGCTGATCGCCTTCACCAGCGGCACCACCGGCGTCCCCAAGGGCTGCGTCCAGTTCCACCGCGACATATTGGCCCCGTGCGACACCTTTGCCCGGCACCTGCTCGGGCCGAAGCCGGGCGACATTTTCATGACTAGCGCGCCAATGGCCTTCACCTTCGGCCTTGGCATCGCGCCGCTGTTCCCGCTTCGCTTCGGCGCGGCGAGCGCGACATTGGAACAGGCCAACCCGCAGGCCCTTATCGAGGCGATCGCCAAGTTCGGCGTCACGCATCTCGGCACGGCACCGACCGCCTATAAGGCGATGCTGTCGCAGCCGGGTCTGGACGGCGCGCTCAAGTCGCTGCGCACCTGCATATCCGCCGGCGAACACCTGCCCGAAGCGACCTGGCATGCGTGGAAAGTCCGTACCGGCATCGGCATCATCGACGGCATCGGATCGACCGAAATGATGCACATCTTCGTCTCGGCGGCGGGTGAGGAAATCCGTCCGGGCTCGACCGGCAAGGCGGTGCCAGGGTACGAAGCGGCCGTCCTCGACGACCGTGGCGAACCGATGGACGAAGGCGTCGGCCGCCTTGCGATCAAGGGCCCGACCGGCTGCCGCTATCTCGATGACGAGCGGCAGCGGAATTACGTTGAGAATGGCTGGAACGTCACCGGCGACACGTACCGCAAGGATACCGACGGCTACTTCTGGTACCTCGCCCGTAGCGACGACATGATCGTCAGCTCGGGCTATAATATCGGCGCGCCGGAAGTCGAAAATGCCCTCCTCGCCCACCCCGCCGTCGCCGAATGCGCGGTGATCGGCGTTCTGTGCGCCGAGCGCGGGCAGAAGGTAAAAGCGTTCGTCGTCCTCGCCGACTTCGCCGAGCCCAGCGACGAACTGGTGAAAGGCCTGCAGGACTTCACCAAAGAGCGGATCGCCCCCTACAAATATCCGCGCGAGGTCGAATTCGTGGACGCGCTTCCCAAGACCGCGACGGGGAAGCTCAAGCGGAGCGAGCTAAGAAGCTAA
- a CDS encoding HEAT repeat domain-containing protein: MSWDDEPYLPASEFLVSIMNEEVVLDDSEFGRANLSLLIGMTKDQDRSNRDYAAMLLGHHGPPTVEVRNALREAAEDEDVYVRGEAIQALVERDRQVAISLVTRELARKTACYAIFQAAADLAETSLAPLLEPFAAKRTGTSHIDSQIDDALAACRKG, translated from the coding sequence GTGAGCTGGGACGACGAACCCTATCTTCCCGCTTCCGAGTTCCTTGTGTCCATCATGAACGAGGAAGTCGTGCTCGATGACTCGGAATTTGGACGAGCAAACCTCTCTCTTCTGATCGGCATGACGAAGGATCAAGACCGGTCAAATCGAGATTATGCAGCAATGCTGCTTGGCCATCACGGCCCGCCTACGGTCGAAGTTCGCAATGCGCTGCGAGAAGCAGCCGAAGACGAAGATGTATATGTGCGAGGAGAGGCAATTCAGGCCTTAGTGGAACGGGATCGCCAAGTCGCAATCTCGCTTGTGACGAGGGAACTTGCCCGCAAAACGGCTTGCTATGCGATCTTTCAGGCGGCGGCCGATTTAGCGGAAACTTCGCTTGCGCCATTGCTCGAACCGTTCGCCGCAAAGAGAACTGGCACATCTCATATCGACTCACAGATTGACGATGCGCTGGCGGCGTGCCGCAAAGGTTAG
- a CDS encoding acetyl-CoA carboxylase biotin carboxylase subunit, with protein MFKKILIANRGEIACRVVRTAKRMGIKTVAVYSDADARAPHVKMADESVRLGPAPASESYLNAELIIDACKATGAEAVHPGYGFLSERTSFAEALAKEKIAFIGPPPKAIAAMGDKIESKKLARDAGVNIVPGYLDDIATTDDAVKIAGDIGYPVMMKASAGGGGKGMRLAWSEQDVREGFEATKREGLNSFGDDRVFIEKFIEQPRHIEIQLLGDQHGNIVYLGERECSIQRRHQKVVEEAPSPFVTPEMRESMGKQAVALARAVGYYSAGTVELIVSGADPTGKSFYFLEMNTRLQVEHPVTEEVTGLDLVEQMIRVAAGEKLGFTQDDVKLNGWAVETRVYAEDPYRGFLPSTGRLVRYSPPEQSDNGVKVRVDDGVFEGGEVSMFYDPMIAKLVTWGTTREAAIDAQVDALDAFQIEGIGNNVDFLSALMQHPRFRSGEITTGFIAEEYPEGFEGAPADPQLLSDLAIVGGLIGAITDERAASVDHQLGEPGTTSSDRVVTVDGDQHRVRIKPYDGGAFGVLDDGKMIDLVGSWAPGQRMLSVSIDGRRRTVQVERSGRGMTLTTRGASHTVQVLPPHVAELSRHMIEKVPPDLSRLLLAPMPGLLTRLDVKEGDKVEPGQPVAVMEAMKMENILRAPKAATVKATPAKAGDSLAVDQVIVEFE; from the coding sequence ATGTTCAAGAAAATCCTGATCGCCAATCGCGGCGAAATCGCGTGCCGGGTTGTCCGCACGGCCAAGCGCATGGGCATCAAGACCGTCGCGGTTTACTCCGACGCCGATGCCCGCGCGCCGCATGTGAAAATGGCGGATGAGAGCGTGCGCCTCGGGCCGGCGCCGGCGTCCGAAAGCTATCTCAACGCCGAATTGATCATCGACGCCTGCAAGGCGACGGGCGCGGAGGCGGTGCATCCGGGGTACGGCTTCCTGTCGGAACGGACGAGTTTTGCCGAGGCGCTGGCCAAGGAGAAGATCGCCTTCATCGGCCCGCCGCCCAAGGCGATCGCGGCGATGGGCGATAAGATCGAGTCCAAGAAACTGGCGCGGGATGCCGGGGTCAACATCGTGCCCGGCTATCTCGACGACATCGCCACCACCGACGACGCGGTGAAGATCGCCGGCGACATCGGCTATCCGGTGATGATGAAGGCATCGGCCGGCGGCGGCGGCAAGGGCATGCGGCTCGCCTGGTCCGAGCAGGACGTTCGCGAAGGCTTCGAAGCGACCAAGCGCGAGGGGCTCAACAGCTTCGGCGACGACCGCGTGTTCATCGAGAAGTTCATCGAGCAGCCGCGCCACATCGAGATCCAGCTTCTCGGCGACCAGCACGGCAACATCGTCTATTTGGGCGAGCGCGAATGTTCGATCCAGCGCCGCCACCAAAAGGTGGTCGAGGAAGCGCCGTCGCCCTTCGTCACGCCCGAAATGCGTGAAAGCATGGGCAAGCAGGCCGTCGCTCTGGCCCGGGCGGTCGGCTATTATTCGGCGGGCACGGTCGAGCTGATCGTCTCCGGCGCGGACCCGACCGGAAAGAGCTTCTACTTCCTTGAGATGAACACCCGGCTGCAGGTCGAACATCCGGTGACCGAGGAGGTCACGGGCCTGGACCTAGTCGAGCAGATGATCCGTGTCGCGGCAGGGGAGAAACTGGGGTTCACACAGGACGACGTGAAGCTGAACGGCTGGGCGGTTGAGACGCGCGTCTATGCCGAAGACCCGTACCGCGGCTTCCTGCCAAGCACCGGGCGGCTCGTGCGCTATTCCCCGCCAGAGCAGTCCGACAATGGCGTGAAGGTGCGCGTCGACGACGGCGTCTTCGAAGGTGGCGAGGTCAGCATGTTCTATGACCCGATGATCGCCAAGCTGGTGACCTGGGGGACAACCCGCGAGGCGGCGATCGATGCGCAGGTCGACGCGCTCGACGCATTCCAGATCGAGGGCATCGGCAACAACGTCGATTTCCTATCCGCACTAATGCAGCACCCGCGCTTCCGCTCGGGGGAAATCACTACGGGCTTCATTGCCGAGGAATATCCGGAAGGGTTCGAAGGCGCGCCGGCAGATCCGCAACTGCTGTCGGATCTAGCCATCGTTGGCGGATTGATCGGCGCGATAACCGACGAGCGGGCGGCGAGCGTTGATCATCAGCTGGGCGAGCCGGGCACGACCTCCTCCGATCGGGTCGTCACGGTCGATGGCGATCAACACCGGGTGCGGATCAAGCCGTACGACGGCGGCGCGTTCGGCGTCCTCGACGACGGCAAGATGATCGACCTGGTCGGCAGCTGGGCGCCCGGCCAGCGGATGCTTTCGGTCAGCATCGACGGCCGCCGGCGGACGGTGCAGGTGGAGCGCAGCGGCCGCGGCATGACGCTGACGACCCGCGGCGCCAGTCACACGGTGCAGGTCCTCCCGCCGCACGTCGCCGAGCTGTCGCGGCATATGATCGAAAAGGTCCCGCCGGACCTGTCGCGCCTGCTGCTGGCGCCGATGCCGGGGCTGCTGACCCGGCTGGACGTGAAAGAGGGCGACAAGGTCGAGCCCGGCCAGCCGGTCGCGGTGATGGAGGCAATGAAGATGGAAAACATCCTCCGCGCCCCCAAGGCGGCGACGGTCAAGGCAACGCCCGCGAAGGCCGGCGACAGCCTCGCCGTCGATCAGGTCATCGTGGAGTTTGAGTGA
- the scpA gene encoding methylmalonyl-CoA mutase, giving the protein MTDKATRNDWQKLADKESKGKDLSRETLEGFRLKTVYGPEDANGIDSGYPGLPPYTRGPYATMYAGRPWTIRQYAGFSTAEESNAFYRRNLAAGQKGLSVAFDLATHRGYDSDNPRVAGDVGMAGVAIDTVEDMKLLFDGIPLGEMSVSMTMNGAVLPVMAFFIVAGEEQGVDRAALTGTIQNDILKEFAVRNTYIYPPEPSMRIVSDIIAFTSREMPKFNSISISGYHMHEAGATAVQELAYTLADGMEYVRAAVKSGLDIDAFAPRLSFFWGIGMNLFMEVAKMRAARTLWARIMTDLGAQSEKSKLLRTHCQTSGVSLTEQDPYNNIVRTTIEALAAVLGGTQSLHTNSFDEAIALPTDFSARIARNTQLILAEESGVTAVADPLGGSWYVEALTRELEEKAQALIDEVEAHGGMTKAVAEGLPKHRIEEASAARQAKVDTGETVIVGVNRYRLSEEDQLDILEVDNAKVRAGQIARLEQVKSGRDEGVVRTALDALEQGARADTNLLSLAVEAARARATLGEISDALERAFGRYATTPAPVRGIYGGNRRDARWKGAEQGTRAVAERLGRKPRIFVAKMGQDGHDRGANLVSSAFADLGFEVVAGPLFQTPRETAEMAVAKDVDVVGASSLAAGHRTLIPELIGHLRDLDRADIKVVAGGVIPAQDYSMLREAGVQAIFGPGTNLADAADEVLRLLGHNRPPLDEPVE; this is encoded by the coding sequence ATGACAGACAAGGCGACCCGAAACGATTGGCAAAAGCTCGCCGACAAGGAGTCAAAGGGCAAGGATTTGTCCCGCGAGACCCTGGAGGGTTTCCGGCTCAAGACCGTCTACGGTCCTGAGGACGCAAACGGCATCGACAGCGGCTATCCTGGCCTGCCGCCCTACACGCGCGGGCCTTATGCGACGATGTACGCGGGCCGGCCCTGGACCATCCGCCAGTACGCGGGTTTCTCGACGGCCGAGGAATCGAACGCCTTCTATCGTCGCAACCTCGCCGCGGGGCAAAAGGGGCTCAGCGTCGCTTTCGACCTAGCCACGCACCGCGGTTACGACAGCGACAATCCGCGCGTTGCTGGCGACGTCGGCATGGCCGGCGTTGCGATCGACACCGTCGAGGACATGAAGCTTCTGTTCGACGGCATCCCGCTCGGCGAGATGAGCGTCAGCATGACGATGAACGGTGCGGTGCTGCCGGTGATGGCCTTCTTCATCGTCGCCGGGGAGGAGCAGGGCGTCGACCGCGCCGCGCTGACGGGCACGATCCAGAACGACATTTTGAAAGAGTTCGCGGTCCGCAACACCTACATCTATCCGCCCGAACCTTCGATGCGGATCGTCAGCGACATCATCGCCTTCACGTCGCGCGAGATGCCGAAGTTCAACAGCATCTCCATCTCCGGCTATCACATGCACGAAGCCGGGGCGACGGCGGTGCAGGAGCTGGCCTACACGCTCGCCGACGGCATGGAATATGTTCGTGCGGCGGTGAAGAGCGGGCTCGATATCGATGCTTTTGCGCCGCGCCTCAGCTTCTTCTGGGGCATCGGGATGAACCTCTTCATGGAGGTCGCCAAGATGCGCGCGGCGCGCACCTTGTGGGCGCGGATCATGACCGACCTCGGCGCGCAGTCGGAAAAGTCGAAGCTGTTGCGCACCCACTGCCAGACCAGTGGCGTGTCGCTGACCGAGCAGGACCCTTATAACAATATCGTCCGGACGACGATCGAGGCGCTGGCCGCGGTGCTTGGGGGCACCCAGTCGCTGCACACCAACAGCTTCGACGAAGCGATCGCGCTGCCGACAGATTTCTCTGCGCGCATCGCCCGCAACACGCAGCTGATCCTGGCCGAGGAAAGCGGGGTGACGGCGGTTGCCGATCCGCTCGGCGGAAGCTGGTATGTCGAAGCGCTTACCCGGGAGCTGGAAGAAAAGGCGCAGGCGCTGATCGACGAGGTCGAGGCGCATGGCGGCATGACCAAGGCGGTCGCCGAGGGCTTGCCCAAGCACCGCATCGAGGAAGCGTCGGCCGCTCGCCAAGCCAAGGTCGACACGGGCGAGACAGTGATCGTCGGCGTCAACCGCTATCGCTTGTCCGAAGAGGACCAACTCGACATCCTCGAAGTCGACAATGCCAAGGTTCGCGCCGGGCAGATCGCGCGGCTGGAGCAGGTTAAGTCGGGCCGGGATGAGGGCGTCGTCCGAACGGCCCTGGACGCGCTTGAGCAGGGCGCGCGTGCCGACACCAACCTGCTGTCGCTTGCGGTCGAGGCAGCGAGGGCGCGCGCAACCCTGGGCGAAATTTCGGATGCGCTGGAGCGCGCCTTCGGCCGATATGCGACGACGCCCGCTCCGGTGCGCGGCATTTACGGCGGCAATCGCCGCGACGCTCGCTGGAAGGGCGCGGAGCAAGGCACGCGCGCGGTTGCCGAACGGCTTGGCCGCAAGCCCCGCATCTTCGTCGCCAAGATGGGCCAGGACGGTCACGACCGCGGCGCCAACCTCGTGTCTTCGGCGTTCGCTGATCTCGGCTTCGAGGTTGTTGCGGGTCCGCTGTTCCAGACGCCGCGCGAGACAGCCGAGATGGCAGTTGCGAAAGACGTCGACGTCGTCGGCGCAAGCTCCCTGGCGGCGGGGCACCGCACGCTCATTCCCGAGCTGATCGGTCACCTGCGCGACCTGGACCGCGCCGACATCAAGGTCGTCGCCGGCGGCGTCATCCCGGCGCAAGACTATAGCATGTTGCGGGAAGCTGGCGTGCAGGCGATCTTCGGGCCCGGCACCAACCTGGCAGATGCCGCCGACGAAGTGCTGCGCTTGCTCGGCCACAACCGTCCGCCGCTCGATGAGCCCGTAGAATGA
- a CDS encoding DMT family transporter: MPWLYLIIGGLFEVGFTTSLRFVDGFRNLPWTVAFLVSVAVSMALLELASRSIPMGTAYAVWGGIGAVGTVVVGMMLFDEPTTLIRIMLIFIIVAAIAGLKLLA; encoded by the coding sequence GTGCCTTGGCTCTACCTGATCATCGGCGGGCTGTTCGAAGTCGGCTTCACCACGTCGCTGCGCTTCGTCGACGGCTTTCGCAACTTGCCATGGACAGTCGCCTTCCTGGTTTCGGTGGCGGTCAGCATGGCCCTGCTCGAGCTGGCCTCACGCTCCATCCCGATGGGCACCGCCTATGCCGTGTGGGGCGGCATTGGCGCAGTCGGCACCGTGGTCGTGGGAATGATGCTGTTCGATGAACCGACGACGCTCATCAGGATCATGCTGATCTTTATCATCGTCGCCGCGATCGCCGGTTTGAAGCTTCTCGCCTGA
- a CDS encoding DUF1345 domain-containing protein, with translation MGVAKRLGKSIAPLRFVAFVVVLIVTSAIAGSLLGLERGGMIGFDVAALVFLGSAISLFSATPSQMRRSAAENDANRLLLLVINVALAAVTLIAIVALLQDKAALTPADKLLVVLTLALAWGFGNAVYTLHYAHLFYSSADGGKDAAGLVFPGTKEPRFADFAYFAYTLGVAVQTSDVQVTSPQVRNVVTVHCIVGFFFNLGVLALMINVLGSS, from the coding sequence ATGGGGGTCGCCAAGAGGCTGGGGAAAAGCATTGCGCCGCTGCGCTTCGTGGCCTTCGTCGTCGTCCTGATCGTCACCTCCGCGATAGCGGGATCGCTACTCGGACTGGAGCGCGGCGGCATGATCGGCTTCGACGTCGCCGCCCTCGTCTTCCTCGGGTCCGCAATCAGCCTCTTCAGCGCCACACCCTCGCAGATGCGGCGGAGTGCGGCTGAAAATGACGCCAACCGATTGCTCCTGCTGGTCATCAACGTCGCGCTCGCCGCGGTGACTTTAATCGCGATCGTCGCGCTGCTGCAGGACAAGGCGGCGCTTACGCCCGCCGACAAGTTGCTGGTGGTCCTGACGCTGGCCCTCGCCTGGGGTTTCGGCAACGCCGTCTACACGCTGCACTACGCACACCTTTTCTATTCCTCGGCGGACGGCGGCAAGGACGCGGCCGGACTCGTCTTCCCGGGCACGAAGGAACCGCGGTTCGCCGATTTCGCTTATTTTGCTTACACTCTCGGCGTTGCGGTGCAGACGTCCGACGTCCAGGTGACCTCGCCACAGGTGCGCAACGTCGTCACCGTTCACTGCATCGTCGGCTTTTTCTTCAACCTCGGGGTCCTGGCGCTGATGATCAACGTCCTCGGCTCGAGCTAG
- a CDS encoding DMT family transporter has protein sequence MTRPNHPPLIAFFVGVLGIALFSGMDAVMKGLVLAIGTIATMFWRNLTGIFLSGALYLPKRKGWPERSTMRIHLARGILSTGMGFLFFWGIGRVPLAQAVALAFIAPLIALYLASIMLHEKVGPKTVGASVVAFGGVVVIFVGQAQADLGREALIGSAAILVSAALYALNIIIMRRQALVADPMEITFFQSVIVTAVLLAAMAVFDFPVPPLAQWPWILFAAALAVSSMLLLSWAYARAEASYLAATEYTAFLWAVLFGWLFFQESVSPFTLAGAVLIVAGCLLAARMPEEASPKLEAAT, from the coding sequence GTGACTCGCCCAAACCATCCGCCGCTCATCGCCTTCTTTGTCGGCGTGCTCGGCATCGCACTGTTTTCCGGCATGGACGCGGTCATGAAAGGCCTGGTGCTGGCGATCGGCACGATCGCGACCATGTTCTGGCGCAATCTCACCGGCATATTCCTGTCGGGGGCGCTCTATCTTCCGAAGCGCAAGGGTTGGCCCGAACGCTCGACCATGCGCATCCACTTGGCCCGTGGCATCCTGTCGACGGGCATGGGCTTCCTCTTTTTCTGGGGCATCGGGCGAGTGCCGCTTGCGCAGGCGGTGGCGCTGGCGTTCATCGCGCCGCTGATCGCGCTCTACCTGGCATCGATCATGCTGCATGAAAAAGTTGGGCCAAAGACCGTGGGCGCGTCAGTGGTGGCATTCGGCGGCGTCGTCGTCATCTTTGTCGGGCAGGCGCAGGCCGATCTCGGCCGCGAAGCGCTGATCGGAAGCGCGGCGATCCTGGTTTCAGCGGCGCTCTACGCGCTGAACATCATTATCATGCGACGCCAGGCCCTGGTCGCCGACCCGATGGAAATCACGTTTTTCCAAAGCGTCATCGTGACCGCCGTGTTGCTTGCCGCGATGGCGGTCTTCGATTTCCCCGTACCGCCGTTGGCGCAATGGCCGTGGATCCTGTTCGCGGCGGCGCTCGCGGTCTCGTCCATGCTGCTGCTGTCCTGGGCCTATGCCCGCGCCGAGGCGAGCTACCTGGCAGCGACGGAATATACCGCTTTCTTGTGGGCGGTGCTGTTCGGCTGGCTGTTCTTTCAGGAGAGCGTGTCGCCTTTCACGCTGGCCGGAGCAGTCTTGATCGTCGCCGGTTGCCTGCTGGCAGCGCGAATGCCGGAAGAGGCGAGCCCGAAGCTTGAGGCCGCGACCTAG
- the ispG gene encoding flavodoxin-dependent (E)-4-hydroxy-3-methylbut-2-enyl-diphosphate synthase: MSAIRPWRTIERRLSRQIMVGAVPVGGDAPISVQTMTNTPTEDARATIDQIRRCEEAGADIIRVSCPTVEATAALREIVREARVPIVADIHFHYKRALEAADAGAACLRINPGNIGSEDRVREVIAAARANGCAIRIGVNAGSLEKDLLEKYGEPCPEALVESALDHIRILEDHGFQDYKVAVKASDVFLAVAAYQQLSMAVDCPLHLGITEAGGLIGGTVKSSIGIGSLLWAGIGDTIRVSLSAEPEEEVRVGYEILKSLGIRSRGVRVVSCPSCARQGFDVIRTVEKLEERLQHIKTPMSLSVLGCVVNGPGEARETDIGITGGGNGKHMVYLSGVTDHHVQDEGMIDHIVALVEAKAAELEAAAAHEPILDAAE; encoded by the coding sequence ATGTCCGCAATCCGCCCGTGGCGAACCATCGAACGCCGTCTCTCGCGCCAGATCATGGTCGGCGCGGTGCCCGTCGGCGGCGATGCGCCGATCTCGGTCCAGACGATGACCAACACCCCGACCGAGGACGCGCGGGCGACAATCGACCAAATTCGCCGTTGCGAAGAGGCTGGGGCGGACATCATCCGGGTGTCCTGCCCGACCGTGGAGGCAACTGCGGCGCTGCGCGAAATCGTCCGCGAGGCGAGGGTGCCGATCGTCGCCGACATCCATTTTCACTACAAGCGCGCGCTGGAAGCCGCCGACGCCGGTGCCGCCTGCCTGCGCATCAATCCGGGCAACATCGGCTCGGAAGACCGGGTCAGGGAGGTTATCGCCGCGGCCCGTGCGAACGGGTGCGCGATCCGGATCGGCGTCAATGCGGGGAGCCTGGAGAAGGACCTGCTCGAAAAGTATGGCGAACCGTGTCCCGAAGCGCTGGTCGAAAGCGCGCTGGACCACATCCGAATCCTCGAGGACCATGGTTTCCAGGACTATAAAGTCGCGGTGAAGGCGTCGGACGTGTTTCTCGCCGTCGCTGCCTACCAGCAGCTCAGCATGGCGGTCGATTGCCCTCTGCACCTTGGCATCACCGAAGCGGGCGGACTCATCGGCGGGACGGTCAAGTCTTCGATCGGCATCGGTTCGCTTTTGTGGGCTGGGATCGGCGATACGATTCGCGTGTCGCTCTCCGCCGAGCCCGAAGAGGAAGTGCGGGTCGGCTATGAGATCCTCAAGTCGCTCGGCATTCGTAGCCGGGGCGTACGCGTGGTCTCGTGCCCAAGCTGCGCGCGCCAGGGATTCGACGTGATCCGCACCGTCGAGAAGCTCGAAGAGCGACTGCAGCATATCAAGACGCCGATGTCGCTGTCGGTGCTGGGCTGCGTCGTCAACGGACCTGGCGAAGCGCGCGAAACCGACATCGGAATCACCGGCGGCGGCAATGGCAAGCACATGGTCTATTTGTCGGGCGTGACCGACCACCATGTGCAGGACGAGGGCATGATCGACCACATCGTCGCGCTGGTGGAAGCGAAAGCTGCAGAACTCGAAGCTGCGGCGGCCCACGAACCAATCCTCGACGCCGCCGAATAG